A segment of the Juglans regia cultivar Chandler chromosome 15, Walnut 2.0, whole genome shotgun sequence genome:
CAGTATATTACGTGTAAGCAGACAATTAGCTCCTGATCATGACCATTCTCTTTCGCTTTCCTTGAACCCAGTGTGTTGTTGGAGCATTTGGGGCAGCTTGGCTGACTGAAGGAGAGGAAAAGAACAAGGCCATAGAGTCTGCACAAGAATCACTGGCGTTTCTTGAGAAGCAGATTCAGGGGAAGAAGTACTTTGAGGGAGAACAGATAGGATTTCTGGATCTAGCAGTGGGTTGGATTCCTCATTGGCTTAAGGCTCTGGAAGAAGTGGGAGAAATGAAGATACTCGATGCTGGAAGGTTTCCATTACTCCATGAATGGGGTCAGAACTTCTTGGAAATTCCACTGATCAAAGAATCCATTCCTCCCAGAGAAAAGGTTGTCGACTATTTTAATGTTGGTATAAGCTACATGCGTTCCTTAGCAGCCAATACACCATGAAATTCATGTTGATATTGGCCATGGTTTGATGGCAATGTTAGATGGTCATGTTGCAGCTTATTTGTATTGTTCCCAAGTATTAAAAAAGcgaaaaaaaacagagatttgATAGCTTTTTAATTGAAGGTCACTTTGTTGAGTAATGGATATAAGAACCTGTTATGAATTAAACATATGCGAATCTGCGATTACTTGTTTCATTGTGCAAGGACTCGATATACCATTAACCCAAAAGCTTGATCAAGTAGTAattgtgtttctttttttctggcAGTATGCTGTCGACCCACTTGCTTGTCGAATAGTGTGTCCAAAAGTTTGTAAGGTTTATCAATTACTTTTAGCCCAGATTCTATCAAATAAGTTAATGATTGTCCTCAAAACCTAGTGGCACCAAATAAGAATGCAACGCACCGTGATATAGTGATAGATCAGATCATGGAGGCGGAgatctttttcttcctcacaAATGGTGGTAGAGATCATGGAGGCAGAGACATTTTCAAAACAAGTCATTTTCATCACCATCGACACGGCGGATTTTGCAAGTTTCGGAGGGGGAGTTGAAGATCGAGATCGGACTCCAACTTAATCGAAGTCGAGTCGAAAAAGTTGAATCCGACTCCAACTAAGTACAGAGGCTAGTGTCAAGGGTGATCATGAACATGGCAAATTCACAATGGAGAAGCTCATGTGATTGAAGCGAGTTGGTGAAGATGTCACCGTGGATGACCGTAGAGATTGAAATATTCAACAAATTCAGAGAATGTAAAATTCCCAACAAACAGTACATGCCACGAGATACTTGCTCATCTCTATTGCAACAAACTGGTGTGAATGAAGAATGAATTCAGGGTGAAGATTAGCACTActcaatagagagagagattctaatCAGTGCACCAGACATACGTTATACGGTATTATTGGCTTTCAATGTTCATACTGGAGTCCTTTTTCATAAACCTTCAAGTTCTAGTGTTTTGCTTTGCGTTTCAAAAGAGCAAAGAAATTAATGGATCTCCCTGACTTGGTGAGGGGGAACTCTTGTTCAAGTTTCTTTCTAAATGATTCAAATAGCTCGTCTAAGATCACATCCCCAAAATGCTCCTTGATCAGTCCATCCAATGCAGCTCGAAAGTGAGATGCCAATATTTGGCTTTTAGGGAGGTTGCTAGTTTCTGTAACACGAGCCAACATATCAATTCTCTCTACACTAAATTCCCCATTTCGATTCACAGCTACAACCAGCTCTTGAGGAGACATGGAATAAGTTGGTACATTGAAGGAGTCCACTTTTTCCTCACTAATTATCCCCTGAACCAAATAAAATAGCAAATGCAGAGATGTAAGAACAAACCATGTTTTGTGCAATCCAAATGCATAACAACAACCATTCATCtttatataattcaaattttttttttttaaagagacgAGGTCACATGTTCAAGAGTGACCCCGGCCCACATTTATTCGAAATATAATTCGATGTTATGCTATTATTATTGTCAACTCAAAatggtaataaaaaaattagcacTTTCCTTAAACTGAGGAGAAAGGATGTAGTGGGATGATTCCTAATAGATATCTTTAGGTCTCTAGTTGGAATCCGAATAGGTCGGATTGAAAGAGGGTATCCATATAATTCTATCAATCAAGAGGATTATCATTCCTTCCTCTGAggggattaattaattaagataaggAAACAGAAGAATTCGATCATAATCAAAAGAGGCATGAATGATAAGAACTAAAGGCAAGCTTTTCATTTCCTACCTTTCTTGCCATGTCCATGAGGCAAGACCCCAAGAGATCATATAGGATATTCACATGAGTTTGAGAATGTAGGGCATCATTAGGGCGGCCACGAACGATAAGGGCAATCAACCCTCCACACACAACCTCTTGAGCCCTTGCATGCAGAAAGCAATCCATATCTTCAGCATATTGAGCTTCATAGGCCTTCACAACTTCATCTTCTGTATTAGAGATGTGGATTCTCCCTTTATTCCAAGCTGGGGAGCTTTTGTCAACGATCAATTTCGGGACTCTTGAAAGCCAATGGATGGCATAAGAGGAATGAACAAAGTGCAGAGAGTCATTGGGAAACAAGCGACAGTAAAAAGACCCTGCCACACCCGCAGCATAATATTGCCTGTCTGGTGGGGCAGATGTGAAGAGTGTATTGAAATCATTGGAGGCGTGATCATTGAAGAAAACTTGAAATTCAAGCAGTTGAGGATCGAATCCTTCACACTGAGGCTTACACTTCACTGCCTCAATTATGTTTTGAACTGCAAAAAATGTATTAGGCCCAACAGAGCAACCTAAGTCTGCAATCCGAAACGTGTTTGATAGAACTATGTTCTTGAGATCAAGTTTGTCTGCAATTTCATCAGTGATTAGCTTTTTCGCAGTATCAATGACTCCTCTCTGAAATATAGAAAATCTTTTCCAATGTTATCATTTGAATAATCTTTTTTCTTGTCAACATCACACTACAAAACTACACAAACCAAATAGCATAACCATTGCTACTAATGGAAATTAGTATTCTATCTTTTTAATGAAACATGTGAGGATATGCCAGCTGATCATCTAAAGTACAACTTGAAGAATTAAACGTGTTGGGAGGAAAGTATATACAAAAGAATCTCCTAGAATTAGGGGTCAGTTATGTCACATATGGCAACCATAGATTGAGGCAAAATATCCTCAACACCCCCCCACCCTCCGCCCTGAGGAAGCTGGGCATCGGATTGGAATGGACCTGAAACTTGGAtcgaaaaaattcaaaaagagaTCGAGGAACACTTTTTGTGAGGATGTCAATAACCTGTAGGTGAGAGGGCACACTGCGTGTGAAGTTTGCCAGTGACAACAAGTTCCCAAAAAAATGATAGTCTAATTCAACAAGTTGGCCCGCTTGTGAGAAACTAGGTTGGAGCTCAAAAAACTTTCACTTTGTTGTTGCATAAGAGAAGAGGCCGTTGTGGAATGGGAACCTGGAGGTCACGAAGGAGATGCGTAAGCCAAAGAAGTTTGGCTACATTGTGCGCAAGAGTACGATACTCAAATTCACAGCTGGAACGAGATACAATAGGTTGTTTCTTAGTActccaagaaaccaaattgTTGCCACGATAAATATAGTAGACAGAGGTAGAACGACGAGTGTCGGGACAGCCTGCCCAGTCAGCATCAAAGTAAGCAACAAGAGCACCATGAGTAGTAGATGGGCAAAATGGAATTCCAAATGGAGGGTACCCTTGACATAGTGAAGAATATGCTTAACAGCAAGAAAATAATCTTCAGTTGGAGCATGCAGAAATTGGTTGACAGAATTGATAGTCTGAATAATGTCGGAGCACGTGATGGTCAAGTATTGGAGTGTGCCAACGAGAGACCTGTAAAGAGTGGGATCTAAAAATAGAGGTCCATCAGCAGACAAGTGCTGGGAAACAACCATGGGAGTATGGACAGGTTAGCAATCAAGTAACTGAGCTCGAGTAAGAATATCACGTGCATATTTCAAATATCCCGTGCATATTTCAACTGACTGATAAAAAGACCATCTGCAATTGGTGAAGCTTCAAGGACAAGAAAGTAACTGAGAGGACCCAATCCTTAGTGACGAACTCAGAATTGAGCTTACAAGTAAAGTTGTTAAGAAGAGATACGTTGTTGCTAGTAACaataatgtcatcaacataaataagCAAATAGATAATGCCAGACTGCTTATGAAAGACAAATAGAGAAGTGTCAGCACGGCTGCAAGAGAAACCAAGCTGAATGAGAAAAGAACTGAAGCGTTGAAACCAGGGACGAGAAGCTTGCTTGAGACCATAGAGATTTTTCTTCAACTGACAAACATGATTAGGGAAGTGAGGATCAACTGAGCATAGGATGATGGTGTGCAGGGGAATGGTGAGTGGAAAAAAAGGGCCAAGACGATCTCAGTCACATGGCGGTGTTTTCATTTAGCGCAACCATTTTGGGTAGGTGTATATGGATAGAAAAGTTGATGGTGAATGTAGGAGGTACGAAGATGAGCTTTGAAGCAATTGCTAGTAAATTCAGCCCTaccatcactttgaaaaatattgatacgagtagaatattgattttccacgaatttttgaaattgagtgaAAACATCATAAAagtcaaatttaaatttcaaatgataAAACTAAGTGAACTGTGAATAATCATTAATGAAGAGAACATAATAGGTGAGTCCCAAATTTGATTTGATGGGAGAAGGGCCCCATATGTCGCAATGAATAAGATCTAACACATGAGATAACCTATGTTCGTTACGTGAATAAGGCAAACGATGATTTTTGGAAGTTGACATGTACTACACAATGCTGAAAAGGGCAATAAAAATGTAAGataaaaatgtctttttttattcaaataagaaATAACATAATGATTCATATGTCCAAGACGAGTATGCCATAAATCAtatgaagcatgtagagatTTATTCTTAAGGATAGAAATAAAAGCGGAGTTGCCACGCTCTAGCACATATAAGCCTCTATCTCTCTTATCAGTTGCCACCACCCTTCCTGTTTGACGATTCTGAATAGTGAGAATGTTATTAGTAAATGTAACGGATAAAGGAAAATCATACGTTAATTTACTAATTGAAAGAAGATTTTTGATGAGGTGATGAACAATCAAGAcatctaataaattaatatttgggGTAAGAGAGAGGATACCAATATGTGTAATGGGTAGGGAGGCACCATTCCCCACAATTATTGAGTCCTTACACATATATTGACTATACTGGTCCAAAATGGATGGGTCAGTGGACATATGGGCCGAAGCCCCAGTATCCAAAAACCAATCATAGGCCTCAGGTTCACTTAGAGAGCATGAACCAGTGAAGGCCTCAGCAAGATGAGCACTGGACTCACTGTGTGCATACTGCTGGTTGCACCGATTGGCAAAGTGACCATCTATTTGACAGATTTGGCAGCGATGAGGGCGGTGCCCTTGACCAGAGTGGGAGCGGCCTCTGTTTGAAAATGTGCAGCCATGGCCATTGGTTCAGCCATGCGAGTCGCAAGAGAAGTTCCTCTGGTTCGATCGCTCGGGATCGCGATTTGTGGTGGTGAACACTGCAACAAGAGAAGCAGAAGTCTCAATGGACTTCTGAAAAATCTCAAAGCTCTCAGCTTTGGAGACCAAATCAGAAAAATAGGGGAGAGGCGTAAGGGCCATTTGCTAGGTGGAAAAGCTCGAGAAATTGGAGCCGAGGCCGCAGAGGAACCAATGCACCTTATCAATGTCGTCAACAGGCCGACCAATCGCATGGAGTTGGTCACAAAGGGCCTTGAAGACTCGGGCATAGGCAACAACAGAACGGGTGTCATGCTTCATCAACTGGAGATCATCTTTGAGGCAGAGTTCGTGGGCCTTCGAACAGTGGTTGAAGGTGTTCTCCAAG
Coding sequences within it:
- the LOC109003474 gene encoding glutathione transferase GST 23-like, with translation MGDKVKLIATPESLPCCRVEWALKLKGVDYEYIEEDLRNKSPLLLDSNPIHKKVPVLLHAGKPIVESLVILEYIEETWKDKYPLLSEDPHERAMARFWAKFGDEKCVVGAFGAAWLTEGEEKNKAIESAQESLAFLEKQIQGKKYFEGEQIGFLDLAVGWIPHWLKALEEVGEMKILDAGRFPLLHEWGQNFLEIPLIKESIPPREKVVDYFNVGISYMRSLAANTP
- the LOC108997738 gene encoding loganic acid O-methyltransferase-like, producing MAAEHISKTSEAYPMKGGDGVHSYANNSYYQRGVIDTAKKLITDEIADKLDLKNIVLSNTFRIADLGCSVGPNTFFAVQNIIEAVKCKPQCEGFDPQLLEFQVFFNDHASNDFNTLFTSAPPDRQYYAAGVAGSFYCRLFPNDSLHFVHSSYAIHWLSRVPKLIVDKSSPAWNKGRIHISNTEDEVVKAYEAQYAEDMDCFLHARAQEVVCGGLIALIVRGRPNDALHSQTHVNILYDLLGSCLMDMARKGIISEEKVDSFNVPTYSMSPQELVVAVNRNGEFSVERIDMLARVTETSNLPKSQILASHFRAALDGLIKEHFGDVILDELFESFRKKLEQEFPLTKSGRSINFFALLKRKAKH